The sequence AGCATATTCAATCATTTCAATTTTCTTTTCTAATGTTAATTTTGATTTTCTTCCCATAAAAAAACATATACCTCCAAACTTTCTAGTAATTTTAAATTTTACTGTCCAGTTTTTTGGTATATGTTCTCAGGTCTCTTATTTTAATGATTTTATATTTTTAATCCTACTACTATCTAAAAATCAATGATCTTGATAATTTCCTTTTAAAGCAGTAAATTCTATACTTCTAATATTTTATTCTTCTAATTTATTTTCTAAAAATTCTTTTAATATCCATGCATCTTCTGGTCTAAGGACTTCTAGTTTAAGAATTTTTAAAATATATTCTTCTGTTGTATTTAATAAACCGAGATTTCCTTAATAGTTAAATTTGCTAATTTCAAATTTTTATTTAACTCTTTTATATTATTTTCTTTTTGAATATTTATAAGTGACATCTATCTCCTTATTTAGGTAAATTTAATTTTTTGAAAATAACAATAAGCCGTATTATCAAAACTAAACTGAATAATATAATCGTTGTTCTTATTTTATCTATAGATAAATCTATTATCATATATTTGTATAAGAAGCCTCCTATTACACATAAAACAGCATATATATCTTCTTTTAATATTATAGGAGATTCATTTGACATTATATCTCTTATAACTCCTCCCCCAACAGCAGTTACAGTTGCCATCATTATTATACCTAAAGTATTCAAATTATTATTAATTGCAATATTTGCACCTAAATATATAAATATAGAAAGTCCTACAGCATCAAAAATTAATACTAATAATTTAATTTTATTTACTAATTCTTGCCTTGTTAATAAATTTTTAAATTTATTTCTAAACAGAAAATATGGTAAATATATAATTAAGGTTGTAATTATTGAAAGATATATATCATGAGGATTTACTATTGCATTAGGTATATTATTTAACATGACGTCCCTAGTAATACCACCACCAACAGCTGTTGCTATGGCTAATATACTAATACCAAATATGTCATAATTATGTTTAATTCCTTTAAATACACCTGATGCAGCAAAGGAAACAACTCCAAAAAAATTCGCAATGTATAAAAATGTTTCAAAATCCATAATTACCTCATAATTGTTGATATATTATTTTTTAAAAATCTTTCAACACGCTCTTTAGATACATCTAAACTAAGCATTCTAAACATTACTCTAGCCATGATTATTACATCATACATACTATTATGTAATTGATCTTCTTCTAATTTTACGTTATAGTACTGGGCACATTCAGATAATTTAGGCCATTTGTATCCATAAGGTCCAGGAACTTTAACTATATCAGTATTTTCAAGCATAGTATCAAATTGATATCTTAGTATAAAAGGTATAAATTGTCTATCAAATCTAATATTATGTGCAATGAAATGTTCAGCCCCATCACAAAATTCATAAAAATTATTTATATCTTCTTTAAAAGTTAAAGCATATTCAACATCTGATAATTTTCTTCTTTTTTCTATTTCTTCATCAGTTAAACCATTAACTTTTATAGCACCTTCATTTACAGGTTCTCCTTCATTTCTAAAATAGAACCTATCAAATTCACCTAATTTTTTCATTTCGTTATTTTCTGTATTATATACTACTTTCATTGCTGAAATTGATAAAACTGAATCAGTAGCATTTGTACCATTTGTTTCAACATCAAAAAAAATTATTTTTTTATCCATATACAACTCCCCTAGTCATTTAATTTTAATACTGATAAGAATGCTTCTTGAGGTATTTCAACATTACCTATAGCTTTCATACGCTTCTTACCTTCTTTTTGTTTTTCAAGAAGTTTTTTCTTTCTTGTAATATCCCCACCATAACATTTTGCTAATACATTTTTTCTTAAGGCTTTAACTGTTTCTCTTGCTATAACCTTAGTCCCAAGTGCTGCTTGAATTGGTATTTCAAATTGTTGTCTAGGTATTACTTCTTTTAATTTTTCAACTATAGAACGTCCTCTATAATATGCATTATCACTATGAGCTATAAATGAGAATGCATCGACTGCTTGTCCACTTACTAAAATATCTATTTTTACTAAATTAGATTCTCTAAATCCTATCATTTCATACTCAAATGATGCATATCCTTTAGTTCTTGATTTCAATTTATCATAAAAATCTATAACAATTTCTGCAAGAGGTAAATCATAAACTATCATTGATCTATTTTCATCTACAAAGTTCATATTAACAAAATTACCACGCTTTTCTTGACATAGTTCCATTACATTTCCAACATAATCTTTAGGTACTATTATAGTACCTTTTATATATGGTTCTTCTATATGTTTTCTACCTTCTGGAAATTCTGCAGGATTGTCAATAACCATCATTTGATTACTTCCTTCAACTGTTACATGATATTCAACTGAAGGTGCTGTTGAGATTAAATCTATATTAAATTCACGTCTTAATCTTTCTATTATTATTTCCATATGTAATAATCCTAAGAAACCACATCTAAATCCAAATCCAAGTGCAAGAGATGTTTCAGGAGTGTATGTAAGTGATGCATCATTTAATTGTAATTTTTCTAATGCTTCTCTTAAATCTTCATAATCATCTGTTGATATTGGATAAATACCAGCAAATACCATACTTAATGCTGGTCTATAACCTGATAAAGGATATTCTGTAGGATTTTTACTATTTGTTATAGTATCTCCAACCTGAGTATCTTTAATTGATTTTATACCTGTTATAATATATCCAACAGATCCTGCATTTAATTCTTCTTTTTCTTTCATTTTAGGTGAAAATACTCCTAACTCAAGAACATCAAACTCCTTATTAGTTGACATTATTTTAATTTTATCATCTTTTTTAATACTTCCATCTATTATTCTAATATATGTAATTACTCCTCTAAAATCATCATAATGTGAATCAAATATTAAAGCTTTAAGAGGCGCATTTTCATCACCTTTAGGTTCTGGTATATTTTCAACTATACTTTCTAATAAATTATCAATACCTAGACCAGTTTTTCCTGAAACGAGTACTGAATTATCTGTAGGCAGACCTATTACATCTTCTATTTCTATCATAACTCTATCAGGATCAGCTGAAGGTAGATCTATTTTATTGATTACAGGTAATATTTCTAAATCATTTTCTAAAGCAAGATAAACATTTGCTAAAGTTTGAGCTTCTATTCCTTGTGCTGCATCTACAACAAGTAATGCACCATCACAAGCAGCAAGTGATCTAGATACTTCATAAATAAAATCTACGTGACCTGGTGTATCAATTAAATTTAATTCATATTCGTTTCCATCTTTTGATTTATAATTTAAAGTTACAGCTTGTGCTTTTATAGTTATTCCCTTTTCTCTTTCAAGATCCATACTATCTAAGAGTTGCTCTTTCATTTCTCTTTGACTTACAGTTCCAGTCATTTCAAGAAGTCTATCAGCTATCGTAGATTTCCCATGATCTATATGAGCTATAATTGAGAAATTTCTTTTAAATTTTTTATCTAACATTTTATCTCCTATTTTATATATTCTATCAAAATATTTTACCATAATTTAGCATAAAAATAAAGAAAAAAGATTGATAAAAATCATTATATATTGTATAATTACACGTATTACAGAAAATAGGAGGAAATATGTTAAAAGATTTCAAAGACTTTATAGCTAGAGGAAATGTTATTGACTTAGCAGTTGGGGTAATTATAGGAGGAGCATTTGGTAAAATAGTTACATCTTTAGTTAATGATATAATTATGCCTATCATAGGTTTAATATTAGGTAAAGTTAACTTTACGCATCTTGTAATAGTATTACAACCTTCTGAAGGTGATACTGCAGCTTTAACTTTAAACTATGGTATGTTTATTCAAAATGTAATAGATTTCTTAATAATTGCTTTTGTTATATTCGTGGCTTTAAGATTATTAGTTAAACTTAAAAAAGAAGAAAAACAAGAACAAGCTGCTGCA is a genomic window of Pseudostreptobacillus hongkongensis containing:
- a CDS encoding trimeric intracellular cation channel family protein, with protein sequence MDFETFLYIANFFGVVSFAASGVFKGIKHNYDIFGISILAIATAVGGGITRDVMLNNIPNAIVNPHDIYLSIITTLIIYLPYFLFRNKFKNLLTRQELVNKIKLLVLIFDAVGLSIFIYLGANIAINNNLNTLGIIMMATVTAVGGGVIRDIMSNESPIILKEDIYAVLCVIGGFLYKYMIIDLSIDKIRTTIILFSLVLIIRLIVIFKKLNLPK
- a CDS encoding 3'-5' exonuclease; protein product: MDKKIIFFDVETNGTNATDSVLSISAMKVVYNTENNEMKKLGEFDRFYFRNEGEPVNEGAIKVNGLTDEEIEKRRKLSDVEYALTFKEDINNFYEFCDGAEHFIAHNIRFDRQFIPFILRYQFDTMLENTDIVKVPGPYGYKWPKLSECAQYYNVKLEEDQLHNSMYDVIIMARVMFRMLSLDVSKERVERFLKNNISTIMR
- the lepA gene encoding translation elongation factor 4, whose product is MLDKKFKRNFSIIAHIDHGKSTIADRLLEMTGTVSQREMKEQLLDSMDLEREKGITIKAQAVTLNYKSKDGNEYELNLIDTPGHVDFIYEVSRSLAACDGALLVVDAAQGIEAQTLANVYLALENDLEILPVINKIDLPSADPDRVMIEIEDVIGLPTDNSVLVSGKTGLGIDNLLESIVENIPEPKGDENAPLKALIFDSHYDDFRGVITYIRIIDGSIKKDDKIKIMSTNKEFDVLELGVFSPKMKEKEELNAGSVGYIITGIKSIKDTQVGDTITNSKNPTEYPLSGYRPALSMVFAGIYPISTDDYEDLREALEKLQLNDASLTYTPETSLALGFGFRCGFLGLLHMEIIIERLRREFNIDLISTAPSVEYHVTVEGSNQMMVIDNPAEFPEGRKHIEEPYIKGTIIVPKDYVGNVMELCQEKRGNFVNMNFVDENRSMIVYDLPLAEIVIDFYDKLKSRTKGYASFEYEMIGFRESNLVKIDILVSGQAVDAFSFIAHSDNAYYRGRSIVEKLKEVIPRQQFEIPIQAALGTKVIARETVKALRKNVLAKCYGGDITRKKKLLEKQKEGKKRMKAIGNVEIPQEAFLSVLKLND
- the mscL gene encoding large-conductance mechanosensitive channel protein MscL — translated: MLKDFKDFIARGNVIDLAVGVIIGGAFGKIVTSLVNDIIMPIIGLILGKVNFTHLVIVLQPSEGDTAALTLNYGMFIQNVIDFLIIAFVIFVALRLLVKLKKEEKQEQAAAEPILTKDQELLAEIRDLLKK